Proteins from a single region of Campylobacter sp. RM16704:
- a CDS encoding glutathionylspermidine synthase family protein, whose amino-acid sequence MKFLKVNPLEKAYLEKIGFSWHTDNDGSDYLDSNLVCVKESEANAYYEAVNELYDMYTAAAQEVIENNRFDELGIPFNLVEAIKMSWENDVHWHLYGRFDLAGGLDGKPIKLIEFNADTPTSLFESAILQWAILKQNNLDESSQFNNIYEALRDNFKRLITLEEDVSGFEKYYEGWKILFSSIAGSDEDMITTKFLAHIASEAGFESEFSFIDEVEFSPEGIFKNEVNFEYFFKLIPWESIAIEEGELAMLLTQIMQNQKAIILNPAYTLLFQSKGIMKILWELYPNHPLLLEASDEPLIGKKCVKKPVFGREGANISIIEANGDVSFKTDGDYQNNRFVYQEFAEFNQNENDYYQAGVFFAYEGCGLGFRKGGLVLDNYSKFVGHMIKN is encoded by the coding sequence ATGAAATTTTTAAAAGTAAATCCTTTAGAGAAAGCATATTTAGAGAAAATTGGTTTTTCATGGCATACAGATAATGATGGAAGTGATTATTTAGATTCTAATTTGGTTTGTGTTAAAGAAAGTGAAGCAAATGCTTATTATGAAGCAGTAAATGAGCTTTATGATATGTATACAGCTGCTGCACAAGAAGTGATTGAAAATAACCGCTTTGATGAGCTTGGAATTCCTTTTAATTTAGTTGAAGCTATTAAGATGAGCTGGGAAAATGATGTTCATTGGCATTTATATGGTAGATTTGATTTAGCAGGTGGGCTTGATGGTAAACCTATAAAACTAATCGAATTTAATGCTGATACTCCAACTTCTTTATTTGAGAGTGCTATTTTGCAATGGGCTATTTTAAAACAAAATAATCTAGATGAAAGTTCGCAATTTAACAATATTTATGAGGCTTTAAGAGATAATTTTAAAAGACTTATTACCTTAGAAGAGGATGTGAGTGGATTTGAAAAATATTATGAAGGTTGGAAGATATTGTTTTCTTCAATTGCGGGTAGTGATGAGGATATGATCACAACAAAATTTCTAGCACATATTGCAAGTGAAGCTGGTTTTGAAAGTGAGTTTTCTTTTATAGATGAGGTAGAATTTTCACCTGAAGGTATTTTTAAAAATGAAGTAAATTTTGAGTATTTTTTCAAACTCATTCCTTGGGAGAGTATAGCTATAGAAGAAGGTGAACTTGCTATGCTTTTAACTCAAATTATGCAAAATCAAAAAGCAATCATTTTAAACCCTGCTTATACTTTACTTTTTCAAAGCAAAGGTATAATGAAGATTTTATGGGAGCTTTATCCAAATCATCCTTTATTGCTAGAAGCAAGTGATGAGCCTTTAATAGGTAAAAAATGTGTCAAAAAGCCAGTTTTTGGTAGAGAAGGGGCAAATATTTCTATTATAGAAGCTAATGGAGATGTAAGCTTTAAAACAGATGGAGATTATCAAAATAATCGTTTTGTATATCAAGAATTTGCCGAGTTTAATCAAAATGAAAATGATTATTATCAAGCAGGAGTTTTCTTTGCTTATGAGGGTTGTGGCTTGGGCTTTAGAAAAGGTGGCTTAGTGCTTGATAATTATTCTAAATTTGTAGGACATATGATAAAAAATTAA
- a CDS encoding UPF0323 family lipoprotein has translation MKHIKTILKLSMISGIAAISGGALSACSNNTNDSNNALSQAANTQGAFVIIEETAPNQYKIKDQFPSDETRVVLKQLDGTERVLSKEEMDKLIQEEAAKIDNGTSNLTNPNNAQMSSGGLSLGETLLASAAGAILGSWIGSKLFNNQNFANQQRGAFSNQSAYQRSVNSFNKAGTSATSGSNAKKSGFFGGGSKAVSNSSGSFGS, from the coding sequence ATGAAACATATTAAAACTATACTTAAACTTAGTATGATAAGTGGTATTGCTGCTATAAGCGGTGGTGCTTTGAGTGCTTGTAGTAATAATACAAATGATTCTAATAATGCTTTAAGCCAAGCTGCAAATACTCAAGGTGCTTTTGTTATTATTGAAGAAACTGCACCAAATCAATATAAAATTAAAGATCAATTTCCAAGTGATGAAACTAGGGTTGTTTTAAAGCAGCTTGATGGCACAGAAAGAGTTTTAAGCAAAGAAGAAATGGATAAATTAATCCAAGAAGAAGCTGCTAAAATAGACAATGGAACTTCAAATTTAACAAATCCAAACAATGCTCAAATGAGTAGTGGTGGACTTTCTTTGGGTGAAACATTGCTTGCAAGTGCAGCTGGAGCCATTTTGGGAAGCTGGATAGGGTCAAAACTTTTTAATAATCAAAATTTCGCTAACCAACAAAGAGGAGCTTTTTCAAATCAAAGTGCTTATCAAAGAAGCGTAAATAGCTTTAATAAAGCAGGGACAAGTGCAACTTCTGGATCAAATGCTAAAAAATCAGGATTTTTTGGTGGTGGCTCCAAAGCTGTTTCAAATTCTTCTGGTTCTTTTGGGTCTTAA
- a CDS encoding LysE family transporter, producing the protein MFLWILIIHFFGLILPGPDFFLVSSYALREGIKSALKASLGVSLAMSVWIILSILGLSVIFYQFPFLQIILSSFGASYLLYLSFIIYKNAKNGKLKTQNTRISAFLSGIITNLSNPKAIFYFASVFANFNFIQNTKILTVLIFVLIFETIIYFSLISLLFSKPFMTRIYEKNTKSIDYLSAFIFFAFAVFVLSNNLMTIMN; encoded by the coding sequence ATGTTTCTTTGGATTTTAATCATTCATTTTTTTGGACTTATTTTACCAGGACCTGATTTTTTCTTAGTAAGCTCATATGCACTAAGAGAAGGGATTAAGAGTGCTTTGAAAGCAAGCTTGGGTGTAAGTTTGGCTATGAGTGTGTGGATTATACTTTCTATACTTGGTTTGAGTGTTATTTTTTACCAGTTCCCGTTTTTGCAAATTATTTTATCAAGTTTTGGAGCATCTTATCTTTTGTATTTGTCTTTTATAATTTATAAAAACGCAAAAAATGGTAAATTAAAAACGCAAAATACTCGTATATCTGCATTTTTAAGTGGAATAATTACTAATTTATCCAATCCAAAAGCAATTTTTTATTTTGCCAGTGTATTTGCGAATTTTAATTTTATACAAAACACTAAAATATTGACAGTTTTGATTTTTGTTTTGATTTTTGAAACTATTATTTATTTTTCTTTGATTTCTTTGTTGTTTTCTAAGCCATTTATGACAAGAATTTATGAAAAAAATACAAAATCGATTGATTATTTAAGCGCTTTTATATTTTTTGCTTTTGCTGTGTTTGTTTTAAGTAATAATTTAATGACTATAATGAATTAA
- the rpsU gene encoding 30S ribosomal protein S21: MPGIKVHPNESFDEAYRKFKKQVDRNLVVTEVRARRFFEPMTEIRKKQKISARKKMLKRLYMLRRYESRL, encoded by the coding sequence GTGCCAGGAATTAAGGTACATCCTAACGAGTCTTTTGATGAAGCATATAGAAAATTCAAAAAACAAGTGGATAGAAATCTAGTTGTTACTGAAGTTCGCGCAAGAAGATTTTTTGAGCCTATGACTGAAATTCGTAAAAAACAAAAAATTTCAGCTCGTAAAAAAATGCTTAAAAGACTCTATATGCTTAGACGCTATGAGTCAAGACTCTAA
- the ccoG gene encoding cytochrome c oxidase accessory protein CcoG, with translation MGACITSYTKKRYIAYTISMIVFVILPFIKINGNHFFLLSFDHKKLNLFFIAFDTQELYLMPFVIMGMFLTILFVTTLAGRIWCAWTCPQTIARVIYRDFLQTKIFKINKSTANKQKYTDGLFIQKILSILVFYIFSLLMMSAFLWYFVPPEDFFVYIQNPEDHLLLLGILFCASLAFTFDIVYLGEKFCVYVCPYARIQSVMFDNNTIQVIYDDKRGGIIYDGHTKLYQKPPQGECIGCEACVKICPTHIDIRQGMQLECINCLECADACSKIQAKFNRPSLINWTSAKAIETREKVKYFRFRTIGYLVVLCGVLTALVLVGSKKENMLLNINRSSELYQVRKTHDGELLITNAYVFLFQNTDNKTHEYYFDIQLQGIENGLEIIRPKKPFKLKAGEKDKQIVVLKANKQLANNNRKDTVIPLKIKAYALDDKNIIVERESNFVYPKNSVLERKNEK, from the coding sequence ATGGGTGCCTGTATTACTAGTTATACTAAAAAGAGATATATTGCTTATACCATATCTATGATAGTATTTGTTATATTGCCTTTTATAAAAATTAACGGAAATCATTTCTTCTTATTAAGTTTTGATCACAAAAAGCTCAATTTATTTTTTATAGCTTTTGATACTCAAGAGCTTTATTTGATGCCTTTTGTTATCATGGGTATGTTTTTAACTATACTTTTTGTTACTACACTAGCTGGTAGAATTTGGTGTGCATGGACTTGCCCTCAAACTATAGCTAGAGTAATATATAGGGATTTTTTACAAACAAAAATTTTTAAAATTAACAAAAGCACCGCTAATAAGCAAAAATACACCGATGGGTTGTTTATCCAAAAAATTTTAAGTATTTTGGTTTTTTATATTTTTTCATTATTAATGATGAGTGCATTTTTATGGTATTTTGTACCACCTGAAGATTTTTTTGTGTATATCCAAAATCCTGAAGATCATTTATTACTTTTAGGAATTTTATTTTGTGCTTCTTTGGCTTTTACTTTTGATATAGTTTATTTGGGTGAAAAATTTTGTGTTTATGTATGTCCTTATGCAAGAATTCAATCTGTAATGTTTGATAATAATACTATTCAAGTTATTTATGATGATAAAAGAGGTGGAATAATTTATGATGGACACACAAAGCTTTATCAAAAACCACCACAAGGTGAATGTATAGGATGTGAAGCCTGTGTAAAAATTTGCCCAACACATATAGATATACGTCAAGGTATGCAACTTGAATGTATCAATTGTCTTGAGTGTGCTGATGCATGTTCGAAGATTCAAGCTAAATTTAATCGTCCTAGTTTGATTAATTGGACAAGTGCAAAAGCTATTGAAACTAGAGAAAAGGTAAAATATTTTAGGTTTAGAACTATTGGTTATTTGGTAGTTTTATGTGGGGTGCTTACCGCTTTAGTTTTAGTAGGAAGCAAAAAAGAAAATATGCTTTTAAATATTAATCGCTCTAGTGAGCTTTATCAAGTTAGAAAAACACACGATGGGGAATTATTAATTACAAATGCTTATGTATTTTTGTTTCAAAACACTGACAATAAAACTCATGAATATTATTTTGATATACAATTACAAGGTATTGAAAATGGTTTAGAAATCATTAGACCTAAAAAACCTTTTAAACTAAAAGCTGGTGAAAAAGATAAACAAATTGTTGTCTTAAAAGCCAACAAACAACTAGCAAACAACAATAGAAAAGACACGGTAATCCCTTTAAAAATCAAAGCTTATGCCTTAGATGATAAAAATATTATTGTAGAAAGAGAAAGTAATTTTGTGTATCCAAAAAACTCTGTTTTAGAGCGAAAAAATGAAAAATGA
- a CDS encoding TetR/AcrR family transcriptional regulator, with the protein MKNEKKLSSKSQTRLDKIKQIATESFLENGYEATNLKDIIKQAGGSFSCVYEHFESKEGLFETILNDFAENHFLASLKRNIHSSDDIDLKEFLYQFALAYLKIFNNKKTIAIVRLLYSQIYNDKFDFASWFKGNSRKEVEYVLQKKFEKENDYLATNAEFLSVTFCAMLRGTFFMQSIFGNKVLMNKKEQEKHAQKIVKLFTNGIINFN; encoded by the coding sequence ATGAAAAATGAAAAAAAGCTTTCTTCAAAGTCTCAAACGAGACTTGATAAGATCAAACAAATTGCTACGGAGTCGTTTTTAGAAAATGGCTACGAAGCAACTAATCTTAAAGATATCATTAAACAAGCAGGTGGATCTTTTTCTTGTGTATATGAACATTTTGAAAGCAAAGAGGGGTTGTTTGAAACTATACTCAATGATTTTGCAGAAAATCATTTTCTAGCTTCCTTAAAAAGAAATATACATTCTTCAGATGATATTGATTTAAAAGAATTTTTATATCAATTTGCCCTAGCGTATTTAAAAATTTTTAATAACAAAAAAACCATTGCCATAGTGAGACTTTTATATTCTCAAATTTATAATGATAAATTTGATTTTGCATCATGGTTTAAAGGTAATAGTCGAAAAGAAGTAGAATACGTACTTCAAAAAAAATTTGAAAAGGAAAATGATTACTTAGCTACAAATGCCGAATTTCTAAGTGTTACTTTTTGTGCTATGTTAAGAGGAACTTTTTTTATGCAAAGTATTTTTGGAAATAAAGTATTAATGAATAAAAAAGAACAAGAAAAGCACGCACAAAAAATTGTTAAACTTTTTACAAATGGAATTATTAACTTTAATTAA
- a CDS encoding efflux RND transporter periplasmic adaptor subunit, with protein sequence MKTKILTLACASLIFTACFDDKNTQVKELPPQPVSVMTMQSADLPLEFTYPARLSTQLDVIIKPKVSGEIKQKYFISGQAVKKGDKLFLIEPDKYQANVNIAYGEALVARANFDDAEKNFKRDSILIEKKAISQKEFDASLAKFNSSKANLESARAKLANARLDLKYTMVSAPFDGILGDALMDIGDYVNASNTELVRITNINPIFADFYISDVDKINMNKNIKDGNWQLENIQVQANVGGELYNGKLYFIDSVIDTHSGGVKAKAIFDNNASNLMPGSFANVHVGGFVQKDGFEIPQIALLQGDNTTYVYTLVDGKVVKNNVNVIYQTADTAIINQGLKNGDKVILNNFKKIRPGSSVSIMENK encoded by the coding sequence ATGAAAACAAAAATTTTAACTCTAGCTTGTGCCTCTTTGATTTTTACTGCCTGCTTTGATGATAAAAATACACAGGTTAAAGAACTCCCTCCACAGCCTGTTAGTGTTATGACTATGCAAAGTGCTGATTTACCTTTAGAATTTACCTACCCTGCAAGACTAAGCACTCAATTAGATGTTATAATCAAACCTAAAGTCAGTGGCGAAATTAAGCAAAAATACTTTATAAGTGGTCAAGCAGTTAAAAAAGGAGATAAACTTTTTCTTATTGAACCTGATAAGTATCAAGCTAATGTAAATATAGCCTATGGTGAAGCTTTAGTCGCAAGAGCAAACTTCGATGATGCGGAAAAAAATTTTAAAAGAGATAGTATTTTAATAGAAAAAAAAGCTATTTCTCAAAAAGAATTTGATGCAAGTTTGGCTAAATTTAATTCCTCGAAAGCTAATTTAGAAAGTGCAAGAGCAAAACTTGCCAATGCAAGATTAGATTTAAAATATACCATGGTAAGTGCCCCGTTTGATGGAATTTTAGGTGATGCATTGATGGATATAGGTGATTATGTTAATGCCTCAAATACTGAACTTGTCCGTATTACTAACATTAATCCGATTTTTGCAGATTTTTATATTTCAGATGTTGATAAAATCAATATGAATAAAAATATAAAAGATGGAAATTGGCAACTTGAAAATATCCAAGTACAAGCTAATGTTGGTGGTGAACTTTATAATGGAAAATTATATTTTATAGATAGTGTAATTGATACTCATAGTGGTGGCGTAAAAGCAAAAGCTATTTTTGACAATAATGCTTCAAATTTAATGCCTGGATCGTTTGCTAATGTTCATGTTGGTGGTTTTGTACAAAAAGATGGTTTTGAAATTCCACAAATTGCACTTTTACAAGGTGATAATACTACTTATGTTTATACTCTAGTAGATGGAAAAGTGGTTAAAAATAATGTTAATGTTATTTATCAAACTGCAGATACTGCCATAATCAACCAAGGATTAAAAAATGGAGATAAAGTAATTTTAAATAATTTTAAAAAAATCCGTCCTGGTTCAAGTGTTAGTATAATGGAGAATAAATAA
- a CDS encoding efflux RND transporter permease subunit: MFSKFFIERPVFASVVAIIISLSGIIGLYSLPVEQYPSLTPPVVKVSANYSGADAQTVAQTVAIPLEDAINGVENMIYMDSTSSSSGDMSLSVYFNIGTDPDQATVDVNNRISAAMARLPEDVKKTGVSVRKTGSSILEVATLYSPNGSMNALEVYNYAALNILDDLARVPGVGNAVAIGSKNYSMRIWLNPDLLNKYQVTTTDVIAAVSEQNAQYATGKIGQEPVVERSPYVYSVIMQGRLKNTKEFENIIIRTNNDGSFLRLKDVAEVSLGAREYTFNGRLNGNNATPILVFLQTGANAVSTAELVQKKFEELSKSFPEGLTYKVPYDTTLFIKASIKEVVKTFFEALILVVIVMYLFLKNFRSTIIPMIAVPVSILGTFAGLYVLGFSINLLTLFALVLAIGIVVDDAIIVVENIDRIMHEDPNISIKDAAIKAMDEVAAPVVSIVLVLCAVFIPVSFISGFVGEIQRQFAITLAISVVISGFVALTLTPSLCAIFLRRNESEPFYLVKKFNNIFDWSTEVFGAGVAYILKRTIRFVIIFVIFLVGLYGLFKIVPNSLVPNEDQGSFLSVVNLPSASSLNRTTQTMDAMAEEIIKNENITDVVGLIGYDLFTGSLKENAGAMFVNLKNWNDRDMSSFDLTRMYNQKHFLDPNSQTFFVNPPPIQGLSLTGGFEMYAQNRGGKNYDEIQIDVNKLVEAANKRPELSNVRTTLDTNFPQLKLEIDRDKVKLYGLNLADVFSTLNATIGTYYINDFSMLGKNYRVNISAIGDFRNTQNALKNIFVRSKDGSMIALDSVLTLSRSVGPDDVKRFNMFPSALVQGDPAPGFTSGQAIDAIAQVAKETLGEDYSIAWSGSAYQEVTSSGSGTIAFVLGLLFVFLILAAQYERWLMPLAVITAVPFAVFGSLLFVWLRGIENDIYFQTGLLLLIGLSAKNAILIVEFAMEEHLKKGKSIFDASISAAKLRFRPIVMTSLAFICGILPLFFAYGAGSASRHAIGTGVIGGMIAASTIAIFFVPLFFYLLESFNKWLDEKRGKKHA; the protein is encoded by the coding sequence ATGTTTTCTAAATTTTTTATAGAAAGACCCGTATTTGCATCAGTTGTTGCAATTATTATTTCTTTATCTGGCATTATAGGACTTTATTCTTTACCTGTAGAGCAATATCCTTCTCTAACTCCACCAGTTGTTAAAGTAAGTGCAAATTATTCTGGTGCTGATGCTCAAACCGTAGCTCAAACCGTAGCAATTCCTCTTGAAGACGCAATCAATGGGGTTGAAAATATGATTTATATGGATTCAACTTCAAGTTCTTCAGGAGATATGAGTTTAAGTGTATATTTTAATATAGGAACTGATCCTGATCAAGCAACAGTTGATGTCAATAATAGAATTTCAGCTGCTATGGCAAGGCTACCTGAAGATGTTAAAAAAACTGGTGTTAGTGTTAGAAAAACCGGTTCGAGCATACTTGAGGTTGCTACTTTATATTCTCCTAATGGCTCTATGAATGCTTTAGAAGTATATAATTATGCTGCATTAAATATTCTAGATGACCTTGCTAGAGTTCCAGGTGTAGGAAATGCTGTTGCTATTGGTTCAAAAAATTATTCTATGAGAATTTGGCTCAATCCTGACTTGTTAAATAAGTATCAAGTTACAACCACTGATGTAATTGCAGCGGTTAGCGAACAAAATGCTCAATATGCTACTGGTAAAATAGGTCAAGAACCTGTAGTAGAACGATCTCCTTATGTGTATTCAGTAATTATGCAAGGAAGATTAAAAAATACCAAAGAATTTGAAAATATCATTATAAGAACAAATAATGATGGCTCCTTTTTAAGATTAAAAGATGTAGCAGAAGTTTCGCTGGGAGCAAGAGAATATACTTTCAATGGTAGATTAAATGGAAACAATGCTACACCTATTTTAGTTTTTTTACAAACTGGAGCAAATGCTGTAAGCACAGCTGAATTAGTGCAGAAAAAATTTGAAGAACTTTCTAAAAGCTTTCCAGAAGGCTTAACTTATAAAGTACCTTATGATACAACTTTGTTTATTAAAGCATCTATTAAAGAAGTTGTAAAGACTTTTTTTGAGGCTTTAATTTTAGTTGTAATTGTAATGTATTTATTCTTAAAAAATTTCCGCTCTACTATTATACCTATGATTGCCGTTCCTGTTTCCATTTTAGGAACTTTTGCAGGCTTATATGTTTTAGGTTTTAGTATTAACTTGCTTACTCTTTTTGCACTGGTATTAGCTATTGGTATTGTTGTTGATGATGCAATTATTGTGGTAGAAAATATCGATAGAATTATGCATGAAGATCCAAATATAAGCATAAAAGATGCAGCCATTAAAGCTATGGATGAAGTTGCTGCTCCTGTTGTTTCCATCGTTCTTGTACTTTGTGCAGTTTTTATACCAGTTTCATTTATATCCGGCTTTGTAGGTGAAATTCAAAGACAATTTGCTATTACATTAGCAATTTCGGTTGTAATTTCAGGTTTTGTAGCTTTAACTTTAACTCCTTCTTTATGTGCAATTTTCTTAAGAAGAAATGAAAGTGAGCCATTTTATTTAGTTAAAAAATTTAATAATATTTTTGATTGGTCTACTGAGGTTTTTGGAGCCGGTGTTGCTTATATACTAAAAAGAACCATACGTTTTGTAATTATTTTTGTTATATTTTTAGTTGGATTATACGGGTTATTCAAAATAGTACCAAATTCTTTAGTTCCTAATGAAGATCAAGGAAGTTTTTTATCGGTTGTAAATTTACCATCAGCTTCATCTTTAAATCGAACAACACAAACCATGGATGCCATGGCAGAAGAAATTATAAAAAATGAAAATATTACAGATGTAGTTGGCTTAATAGGATATGATCTTTTCACAGGATCTTTAAAAGAAAACGCTGGGGCAATGTTTGTAAATTTAAAAAACTGGAATGATAGAGATATGAGTAGCTTTGATTTAACAAGAATGTATAATCAAAAGCATTTTCTTGATCCTAACTCTCAAACTTTCTTTGTTAATCCACCTCCAATTCAGGGTTTGAGTTTAACAGGTGGCTTTGAAATGTATGCACAAAATCGAGGTGGTAAAAACTACGATGAAATTCAAATAGATGTAAATAAGCTAGTAGAAGCGGCAAATAAACGTCCTGAACTTAGCAATGTAAGAACAACTCTTGATACTAACTTTCCTCAGCTAAAGTTAGAAATTGATCGTGATAAAGTGAAACTTTATGGCTTAAATTTAGCTGATGTGTTTAGTACACTTAATGCAACTATAGGAACTTATTATATTAATGATTTTTCAATGCTTGGAAAAAATTATCGTGTTAATATTAGCGCAATTGGTGATTTTAGAAATACCCAAAATGCATTAAAAAATATTTTTGTTCGATCAAAAGATGGCTCTATGATAGCATTAGATAGTGTTTTAACACTTTCTAGAAGCGTTGGACCTGATGATGTTAAACGTTTTAATATGTTTCCATCTGCTTTAGTGCAAGGAGATCCTGCACCTGGATTTACTTCTGGTCAAGCTATTGATGCAATTGCACAAGTTGCAAAAGAAACCTTAGGAGAAGATTATTCTATTGCATGGTCTGGATCGGCCTATCAAGAAGTTACAAGTAGTGGATCTGGAACAATAGCATTTGTCTTAGGACTTTTATTTGTATTTTTAATATTAGCCGCACAGTATGAAAGGTGGCTTATGCCATTAGCAGTAATTACTGCTGTACCTTTTGCTGTATTTGGCTCTTTGCTTTTTGTATGGCTTAGAGGAATAGAAAATGATATATATTTTCAAACCGGACTTTTACTTCTTATAGGGCTTTCTGCAAAAAATGCAATTTTAATTGTAGAATTTGCAATGGAAGAACATCTTAAAAAAGGAAAAAGCATTTTTGATGCCTCTATTAGTGCAGCAAAATTAAGATTTAGACCTATTGTAATGACTTCATTAGCATTTATTTGCGGTATTTTACCACTTTTCTTTGCTTATGGAGCAGGAAGTGCGAGTCGCCATGCAATAGGTACAGGTGTTATAGGTGGAATGATAGCTGCTTCTACTATAGCCATTTTCTTTGTGCCTTTATTTTTCTATCTTTTAGAAAGTTTTAATAAATGGCTTGATGAAAAAAGAGGTAAAAAACATGCATAA
- a CDS encoding multidrug efflux system CmeABC, outer membrane lipoprotein CmeC — MHKLTIFAICFFIAGCSLKPNLEIKDINYTKSLDQNISIDKKWWKAFDDNYLNTLVDQALKNNNDLQIAYINLQKAYEALGIARSDLLPKLDGSASGARAKTSINAPGNKGDEFIYGNDFNLGLNLSYEIDLWGKYRDAYNASKAKLHASEFDYESARLSLISNVIKTYFNLASLSEQVKILEETTQSYQKTYELKLEHFELGVISGYELNKFKAELENSRVLLTNAKIQKEANIKALKILTSNDIDDILYNNIEYKKIGQYKLNIPEGIGSEILLQRPDVQASLKVLEEKNYLVGVARTAFLPNISLTGLLGFQSNDLDLLVKHGSNTWNVAGNFAMPIFHWGEIVNNVNIAKLTKDEAFLQYENTLKTAFGEIRLALFNRQSYYENEQNYKNLFLAQSKIYEISTLRYENGVINLADFLQDQRNYLNAKLSYTNSSYELANSIVDVIKAFGGGFNTKEESKENIKAMEKNLKENLYNN, encoded by the coding sequence ATGCATAAACTAACAATATTTGCAATTTGCTTTTTTATAGCAGGTTGTAGCTTGAAACCAAATTTAGAAATAAAAGATATAAACTATACTAAAAGTTTGGATCAAAATATTAGTATTGATAAAAAGTGGTGGAAAGCTTTTGATGATAATTATTTAAATACTTTGGTTGATCAGGCTTTGAAAAATAACAATGATTTACAAATTGCATATATAAATTTGCAAAAGGCCTACGAAGCTTTAGGTATAGCAAGAAGCGATTTGCTTCCTAAGCTTGATGGCAGTGCAAGTGGAGCAAGAGCAAAAACTAGTATTAATGCACCAGGTAATAAAGGAGATGAATTTATTTATGGAAATGATTTTAATCTAGGTTTAAATTTAAGCTATGAAATTGATTTATGGGGCAAATATAGAGATGCCTATAATGCTTCAAAAGCAAAATTACATGCAAGTGAATTTGACTATGAAAGTGCTAGACTTAGTTTAATTTCTAATGTTATAAAAACATATTTTAATCTTGCAAGTTTAAGCGAACAGGTAAAAATTTTAGAAGAAACCACTCAAAGCTATCAAAAAACATATGAATTAAAACTAGAGCATTTTGAACTCGGAGTAATTAGCGGCTATGAACTAAATAAATTTAAAGCTGAACTTGAAAATTCAAGAGTTTTACTAACTAATGCCAAAATTCAAAAAGAAGCCAATATAAAGGCATTGAAAATATTAACCTCCAATGATATTGATGATATACTTTATAATAATATAGAATATAAAAAAATAGGACAATATAAACTTAATATACCCGAAGGTATAGGAAGTGAAATTTTACTTCAAAGACCTGATGTACAAGCTAGTTTAAAAGTTCTTGAAGAAAAAAATTATCTTGTTGGAGTAGCTAGAACCGCATTTTTACCAAATATTTCTTTAACTGGACTTTTAGGTTTTCAAAGTAATGATTTAGATCTTTTGGTTAAACATGGTAGTAATACTTGGAATGTAGCAGGAAATTTTGCCATGCCAATTTTTCATTGGGGTGAAATCGTAAATAATGTCAATATTGCAAAACTCACTAAAGATGAAGCTTTTTTACAATATGAAAATACTTTAAAAACAGCTTTTGGAGAGATAAGACTTGCTTTATTTAACCGCCAAAGTTATTACGAAAATGAGCAAAATTATAAAAATTTATTTCTAGCCCAAAGCAAAATCTATGAAATTTCTACTTTAAGATATGAAAATGGAGTAATTAATTTGGCTGATTTTTTACAAGATCAAAGAAATTATTTAAATGCCAAACTTTCCTATACCAACTCTTCTTATGAGCTTGCAAACTCAATTGTAGATGTTATAAAAGCTTTTGGTGGAGGATTTAATACTAAAGAAGAATCTAAAGAAAATATCAAAGCTATGGAAAAAAATTTAAAAGAAAACCTTTACAACAACTAA
- a CDS encoding mini-MOMP protein — protein MKKIFIAFFIFLLGFISMSNSAPLDEIFQDVNVSGSVRYRFEHNNPKDRGNNNFNQRIQIQMH, from the coding sequence ATGAAAAAGATTTTTATAGCATTTTTTATTTTTTTGCTAGGATTTATAAGTATGTCAAATTCTGCACCTTTAGATGAAATTTTTCAAGATGTTAATGTTTCAGGTAGCGTGCGTTATCGTTTTGAGCACAACAATCCAAAAGATAGAGGAAATAATAATTTTAACCAAAGAATTCAAATTCAAATGCATTAA